The genomic segment CTATATAACTGAAAGCTTCTTTCATGTTCAGAAAAAGACATATCTTTACGTTTTTCTAGAATAGGTACGTAAGCATCCAAAAAGCCATTACCTACTGCTTGCATAAATTCAAAACTACGCTCGAAGCCCCATTCATTTAAATCATCAAAGAATAACCCCCCGACTCCGCGGGTTTCATCACGATGTTTTAAGTAAAAGTAGTCGTCACACCATTTTTTATATTTACTGTATACATCTTTACCAAAGGGATCACATAAATCCTTGGCGGTTTGGTGCCAATGGAGTACATCTTCATGCACCGGATAAAAAGGCGTTAAGTCAAAACCACCACCGAACCACCAGATAGGATCTTCACCTTCTTTTTCAGCAATGAAAATACGCACATTGGCATGTGAAGTTGGAACATGTGGGTTTTTAGGGTGAATAACGAGAGATACGCCCATCGCTTGAAAACTTCGCCCTGCAAGCTCGGGACGAGAAGCTGTAGCAGATGCC from the Paraglaciecola mesophila genome contains:
- the hemF gene encoding oxygen-dependent coproporphyrinogen oxidase — translated: MLQPQVTDIESVKQFLLNLQDNICQTLEMADCKGSFIEDNWQRELGGGGRTRVLTNGQVIEQGGVNFSHVYGGQLPASATASRPELAGRSFQAMGVSLVIHPKNPHVPTSHANVRIFIAEKEGEDPIWWFGGGFDLTPFYPVHEDVLHWHQTAKDLCDPFGKDVYSKYKKWCDDYFYLKHRDETRGVGGLFFDDLNEWGFERSFEFMQAVGNGFLDAYVPILEKRKDMSFSEHERSFQLYRRGRYVEFNLVWDRGTLFGLQTGGRTESILMSMPPLARWEYDFTPEPESPEAILYRDFLHPRDWLNE